The nucleotide sequence CTGGGTGGCGACACGCTCCCAGTGCGCCAGCAGGCTCAGGTAGAGGGCGCGGGTGGAAATATAGACCGGGTTGCGGTGGAGGGTATAGGGGTCCCATTCGCCGTCGAAAATCTCACCCACCTCATCCAAGTCGACCTCCTCGTCGAGGGCCTCGGGAGGCTCGGCGAGCTCCCAGCCCATGCGGCGGGCCGCTTCGTCAATCCGGTCCATCGAGACGGGCAACTGGTCGTAATGCTTGATGTAGTCGCGGACGGCGGTCTCTTGGTTGGCGAGGTATTTCTGCCAGTCAGCCTCGCTCCAGGAAAGTTCTCCGCAATCGTCCCAGTCGTTATCGAACAGCCCGTCGGATTCAGGATTGATCATGTAAGGAAGGCGCCTTGCGGCGTCGGGGCAAAGAGTGCTTAGACCATGCCGGCTGGCAAATAAAATTCCGGTCCGGCCGGCCGGCGCACGCGGGCGACTGGTGTGCGCAGGAGGTTGCCTTCGCAACATCCTGAAGCTGCATGGCTAGGCGATTTTCTCCCACACCCAGTCGGTGCCCCGTACCCGCCACTCATACGTGTCATCAAATCGGGCGCGAGCCTCCCGCTGCTCCGTGGGGTCGAGATGGATGTATTCCATGATGATGAAAGTCGGCTGCCGGATCGACAGATCCAGCTGGCGAAGGATTTTCCAATCCCACCCTTCCGCGTCGATATGCAAAACATCCAGGTGACTCACGCCACCTTGGGCGAAGACCCCCTCCAAGGTCAGGCCTCGGAGCGGCAATGCGCGGATGTAAGGTTCAAGCCGGGCGCAATCGGGGTGCTTGAGGATATGATTCCTGTCCAGTGACCCCAACAGGTCGGGTTCAACGGTCAGATCCGGGAAGAGCGATTTAGCCGCGGGATCAACGTAATAGAACGTGGCGGGAGACCCATCGTTTACTGCCGCGGCCAGGTACGTGAAGCGCGGAGAGTTGCCCCAGCACCTACGGGCACCGTCAAGCAGGTGGGGCACCGGTTCGACGAAGACACAGCGCATCAGCGGGCGGCTGATTAGCAGGGCCGCCGTGGGGTCATCTTGGAAACCATCGTTGGAGCCGATCTTCACGATCGTCGCATCAGGCGGCAGCTTGCGGCTGCGGCGGAGCTCAAACTCCAGTGAGGTCCGGCCCGTGAGACCCCGCCACAATCCCTCCAGCGCCCCGCCCAGAACAGGCAAAGTCTTGACCTTTTGGCGGAAAGTGAGGGCAGCAACGGCGTGGGTCATGCGAGGGTCTACAGGCTCCGGTACGACCACGGTGCGGTCAAGCGCCCGCAGGCTGGTCTCTGTCCGGTCACCCTGCGACGGAAAGGATTGTCACGCTGGGGCCCGGGGCTTTGCTGGCGCCATGTCCGGGGTTTATCATGCGACGGTTTATTTCAGCGGCCGGGTGCAGGGCGTGGGCTTTCGCTACCAGACCCTGCAGGTGGCCAAGGAATTCGATGTTTCCGGCTGGGTGGGCAACCTGGCGGATGGCCGGGTGCAACTCGAGGCCGAGGGCCGGGCGCAGGAGGTGAAGGATTTCATCGCGGCGGTGCAGGAAAGGATGGAGGGCCACGTCCGCAAGGTTGAGCAGACCAGCGGCACCCGCCCGCCGGAATTCGTCGGTTTTGCCATGCGCTGACCATGCTGATTGGCGACCACTGGGCGGTGGAATTGGACGGCTTCTCGAAAAGGCATGCGGCCGGCCGCGGGCCGGGCGAGCGGGTGATGGCGGTCGAGGGCCTGACGCTCAAACTCGCGCCGGGGCAGATCCTCGGCTTGCTGGGGCCCAACGGTTCGGGCAAGACGACGACGCTGAAGGCCCTGGCGGGCCTGTTGGTCCCGACCACCGGCCGGTGCCGGATCATGGGGGCGGAGGCCGGCAGCACCGGGGCACGGGCCCTGGTGGGCTACCTGCCAGAGGCGGTCCGGTTCGCCCCGCATCAAACGGGCGAGGAATTTCTGCAGTATTGTGCCGGCCTCAGTTCACTGCCACCCGCGCGGGCCGAGGCCCGGATCAAGACGGTGCTGGCCTGGACCGCGCTGGGACCGGCGGCCGGCCGGCGGATCGCCACGTACTCCAAAGGCATGGCGCAGCGGCTCGGGCTGGCCCAGGCGGTGTTGCACGAGCCGCGGGTCGTGCTGCTCGACGAACCGACCAGCGGGCTCGACCCCGAGGGCCGGCTGGCGTTGGTGCGCCTGATCCGTGACCTGGCGGGGCAGGGGTGTGCCGTGGTACTGACCTCGCATCTGCTCGCGCAGGCCGAGGAGGTGTGTGACCGGCTGGCGTTGCTCGGGCGGGGCCGGCTGTTGGTGAGCGGCCCCACGGCCGAGCTGCTGGGCGCGCAGACCCGGCCGGTGGCGGGGGCGTCGCGGCTGGAGGAACTCTATCTGGAGAAAATCCATGCCGACGTCTGAAACCGATCCCTTCCCCGCGGGGGCGGCGCTGCGGCGCGGGCGGCTCGTGGCGCAGCAGACCCTGGCCGAGGCGCTGCGGTTGCGTCTGACAGTGCTCTTCGGCGGGGCGGGGGCGGCGCTGGTGTTGTTGGCGCTGGGTCTGCAGGACTTCAATTTTGGGGCGGCGGAACTGACCTTCATCGCGGATTTCGGCCTCGGGGTGATCAGCCTGTTCGGCACGCTGCTCGCGGCGCTGGGCATGGCTCACCTGTATTTCCGCGGGATCGAGGGCGGGGTGGCCGCGTGCCTGCTGACGCGCGCGGTGCGGCGCGGGGAATACCTCGCCGGCCAGCTGGCGGGCGTGTTGGCGCTGTTGGCGCTGTACACCGCCGGCCTGACGCTGGTCCTGGCCGGCATCCTCCTTGGGCGGGGGCCCAACTCGGGGTGGCTTCCCTGCCGCTGCCGTTGCTCCTGCAGGCGGGCGCGCTGGTGTGGCTCAAGATCTCGCTCGTGGCCGCCATGACGCTGCTCGTGTGCAGTTACGCGGGCTCCGCGCTGTTTGCGAGTGTGGCCGGCCTGATGCTCGCGGTGGCGGCGCACCTGCGACCCTTCACGGCGGCCGAGGGTTGGCTGGCCTGGTTGCGGGTCTGGCCGAATCTCGGGCTGTTCGATCCCGCGCCCTTGCTCGCGGGGACGGGCTTTGGTCTGCCGGGCCTGTTGGCGCTGGCGGGTTACTGGCTGGCGTACCTGATGCTCTTTGGCGGACTCGCGGCGTATGTCTTCTCGCACCGTGAATTTTAAGCGGCGCCACCAGGTGTGGCCTCCCCTCCTGCTGCTGGCCGCAGG is from Lacunisphaera limnophila and encodes:
- a CDS encoding FkbM family methyltransferase, translated to MTHAVAALTFRQKVKTLPVLGGALEGLWRGLTGRTSLEFELRRSRKLPPDATIVKIGSNDGFQDDPTAALLISRPLMRCVFVEPVPHLLDGARRCWGNSPRFTYLAAAVNDGSPATFYYVDPAAKSLFPDLTVEPDLLGSLDRNHILKHPDCARLEPYIRALPLRGLTLEGVFAQGGVSHLDVLHIDAEGWDWKILRQLDLSIRQPTFIIMEYIHLDPTEQREARARFDDTYEWRVRGTDWVWEKIA
- a CDS encoding acylphosphatase; translated protein: MSGVYHATVYFSGRVQGVGFRYQTLQVAKEFDVSGWVGNLADGRVQLEAEGRAQEVKDFIAAVQERMEGHVRKVEQTSGTRPPEFVGFAMR
- a CDS encoding ABC transporter ATP-binding protein, whose translation is MLIGDHWAVELDGFSKRHAAGRGPGERVMAVEGLTLKLAPGQILGLLGPNGSGKTTTLKALAGLLVPTTGRCRIMGAEAGSTGARALVGYLPEAVRFAPHQTGEEFLQYCAGLSSLPPARAEARIKTVLAWTALGPAAGRRIATYSKGMAQRLGLAQAVLHEPRVVLLDEPTSGLDPEGRLALVRLIRDLAGQGCAVVLTSHLLAQAEEVCDRLALLGRGRLLVSGPTAELLGAQTRPVAGASRLEELYLEKIHADV